Proteins from a single region of Pseudomonas quebecensis:
- the glnL gene encoding nitrogen regulation protein NR(II): protein MTISDALHRLLLDNLTTATILLNDDLRLEYMNPAAEMLLAISGQRSHGQFISELFTESAEALSSLRQAVEQAHPFTKREAMLTALTGQTLTVDYAVTPILSNGATLLLLEVHPRDRLLRITKEEAQLSKQETSKMLVRGLAHEIKNPLGGIRGAAQLLARELPDENLKDYTNVIIEEADRLRNLVDRMLGSNKLPSLALTNVHEVLERVCQLVEAESQGCITLVRDYDPSIPDVLIDREQMIQAVLNIVRNAMQAISSQNELRLGRISLRTRALRQFTIGHVRHRLVTKVEIIDNGPGIPAELQETIFFPMVSGRPDGTGLGLAITQNIISQHQGLIECESHPGHTTFSIFLPLEQGAPST from the coding sequence ATGACCATCAGCGATGCACTGCACCGTTTGCTACTCGACAACCTGACCACCGCGACCATCCTGCTCAATGACGATCTGCGTCTTGAGTACATGAACCCGGCGGCGGAGATGCTCCTGGCCATCAGCGGCCAGCGCAGCCATGGCCAGTTCATCAGCGAATTGTTCACCGAGTCGGCCGAGGCCTTGAGTTCGTTGCGCCAGGCGGTTGAACAGGCGCATCCCTTCACCAAGCGCGAAGCGATGCTCACAGCCCTTACCGGCCAGACCCTCACCGTCGACTACGCCGTAACCCCGATCCTGAGCAACGGCGCCACCCTGCTGCTGCTTGAAGTACACCCCCGCGATCGCCTGCTGCGCATTACCAAAGAGGAAGCTCAGCTGTCCAAGCAGGAAACCAGCAAGATGCTGGTGCGCGGCCTGGCCCACGAGATCAAGAACCCCCTCGGCGGTATCCGTGGCGCGGCACAGCTGCTGGCCCGCGAGTTGCCGGACGAGAACCTCAAGGACTACACCAACGTCATCATCGAAGAAGCCGACCGCCTGCGTAACCTGGTGGATCGCATGCTCGGCTCCAACAAGTTGCCGTCGCTGGCGCTGACCAACGTGCACGAGGTGCTCGAACGCGTCTGCCAACTGGTGGAGGCCGAAAGCCAAGGCTGCATTACCTTGGTGCGCGACTACGACCCCAGCATCCCCGACGTGTTGATCGACCGCGAGCAGATGATCCAGGCGGTGCTCAATATCGTGCGCAACGCCATGCAGGCCATCAGCAGCCAGAACGAGCTGCGCCTGGGTCGCATCAGCCTGCGCACCCGCGCCCTGCGCCAGTTCACCATCGGCCATGTGCGCCACCGCCTGGTGACCAAGGTCGAGATCATCGACAACGGCCCGGGCATTCCTGCGGAACTGCAGGAAACAATCTTCTTTCCCATGGTCAGCGGCCGCCCGGACGGTACCGGGCTGGGCCTGGCCATTACCCAGAACATCATCAGCCAGCATCAGGGCTTGATCGAATGTGAGAGCCATCCCGGCCACACCACGTTCTCGATCTTTCTGCCACTGGAACAAGGAGCCCCATCGACATGA
- a CDS encoding tRNA (cytidine(34)-2'-O)-methyltransferase gives MFHVILFQPEIPPNTGNVIRLCANSGCHLHLIEPLGFDMDDKRLRRAGLDYHEYATLKRHADLASCLESLGQPRLFAFTTKGSRPFHDASFAEGDAFLFGPESRGLPADVLDALPDGHRLRLPMREGCRSLNLSNTVAVAVYEGWRQLGFK, from the coding sequence ATGTTTCACGTCATCCTTTTTCAACCAGAAATTCCGCCGAACACCGGCAACGTTATCAGGCTGTGCGCCAACAGTGGCTGCCACCTGCACCTGATCGAGCCGCTGGGCTTCGACATGGACGACAAACGCCTGCGCCGCGCCGGCCTCGATTATCACGAGTACGCAACCCTCAAGCGTCATGCCGACCTCGCCAGCTGCCTGGAAAGCCTAGGCCAGCCGCGCTTGTTCGCGTTCACCACCAAAGGCTCGCGGCCGTTCCACGATGCCAGCTTTGCCGAAGGCGATGCCTTCCTGTTCGGCCCTGAAAGCCGGGGACTGCCCGCCGACGTACTTGACGCACTGCCCGATGGCCATCGCCTGCGCCTGCCGATGCGCGAGGGTTGCCGCAGCCTGAACCTGTCGAACACCGTCGCCGTAGCCGTCTACGAGGGCTGGCGCCAGCTCGGTTTCAAGTAA
- the ntrC gene encoding nitrogen regulation protein NR(I), translating into MSRSETVWIVDDDRSIRWVLEKALQQEGMTTQSFDSADGVMSRLARQQPDVIISDIRMPGASGLDLLARIREQHPRLPVIIMTAHSDLDSAVASYQGGAFEYLPKPFDVDEAVALVKRANQHAQEQQNQEAPPTLTRTPEIIGEAPAMQEVFRAIGRLSHSNITVLINGESGTGKELVAHALHRHSPRAASPFIALNMAAIPKDLMESELFGHEKGAFTGAANLRRGRFEQADGGTLFLDEIGDMPADTQTRLLRVLADGEFYRVGGHTPVKVDVRIIAATHQNLETLVHAGKFREDLFHRLNVIRIHIPRMSDRREDIPTLARHFLSRAALELAVEPKVLKSETEEYLKNLPWPGNVRQLENTCRWITVMASGREVHISDLPPELLSLPQDSAPVTNWEQALRQWADQALARGQSNLLDSAVPAFERIMIETALKHTAGRRRDAAVLLGWGRNTLTRKIKELGMKVDGGDDDEGDDA; encoded by the coding sequence ATGAGCCGTAGTGAAACTGTGTGGATCGTCGATGACGACCGTTCTATCCGCTGGGTCCTGGAGAAAGCCTTGCAACAGGAAGGCATGACCACCCAGAGTTTCGACAGCGCCGACGGCGTGATGAGCCGCCTGGCACGCCAGCAGCCGGACGTGATCATCTCCGACATCCGCATGCCCGGCGCCAGTGGCCTGGACCTGCTGGCGCGGATTCGCGAGCAGCATCCGCGCCTGCCGGTGATCATCATGACCGCGCACTCGGACCTGGACAGCGCTGTCGCCTCCTATCAGGGCGGCGCCTTTGAGTACCTGCCCAAGCCTTTCGATGTGGACGAGGCCGTGGCGCTGGTCAAGCGCGCCAACCAGCACGCCCAGGAGCAGCAGAATCAGGAAGCGCCACCGACTTTGACCCGCACCCCGGAAATCATCGGCGAAGCGCCGGCGATGCAGGAAGTGTTTCGCGCTATCGGGCGTCTGAGCCATTCCAACATCACCGTGTTGATCAACGGCGAGTCGGGTACCGGTAAAGAGTTGGTGGCCCACGCCCTGCACCGCCACAGCCCGCGGGCGGCATCGCCGTTTATCGCGCTGAACATGGCGGCGATCCCCAAGGATCTGATGGAGTCCGAGCTGTTCGGCCATGAGAAAGGCGCCTTCACCGGCGCGGCCAACCTGCGTCGCGGGCGCTTTGAACAGGCCGACGGCGGCACGCTGTTCCTCGACGAAATCGGCGACATGCCGGCCGACACTCAGACCCGCTTGCTGCGCGTACTGGCCGATGGCGAGTTTTACCGCGTCGGCGGGCACACCCCGGTGAAGGTCGATGTACGCATCATCGCCGCCACCCACCAGAACCTGGAAACCCTGGTGCACGCGGGCAAATTCCGTGAAGACTTGTTCCACCGTCTCAACGTGATCCGCATCCATATCCCACGCATGTCGGACCGCCGCGAAGATATCCCGACTCTCGCCCGCCACTTCCTCAGCCGCGCTGCCCTTGAACTGGCCGTCGAGCCGAAGGTGCTCAAAAGCGAAACCGAGGAATACCTGAAGAACCTGCCATGGCCGGGTAACGTACGCCAGCTGGAGAACACCTGCCGCTGGATCACGGTGATGGCGTCCGGGCGCGAAGTGCACATCAGCGACTTGCCGCCGGAGCTGCTGAGCCTGCCGCAGGATTCGGCACCGGTGACCAACTGGGAACAAGCCTTGCGCCAATGGGCCGACCAGGCCCTGGCACGCGGTCAGTCGAACCTGCTGGACAGCGCTGTACCGGCATTCGAGCGGATCATGATCGAGACCGCACTGAAGCACACCGCCGGCCGCCGTCGCGATGCCGCTGTGTTGCTGGGTTGGGGTCGTAATACCCTGACGCGCAAGATCAAGGAACTGGGCATGAAGGTGGATGGTGGGGATGACGATGAGGGCGACGACGCCTGA
- a CDS encoding rhodanese-like domain-containing protein produces MVDHLIAFATAHYLLVGAFVILLALLIAHEMSRGGRSLSTSELTALVNKDEAIVVDIRPAKDFATGHIVGALNIPQDKLIARLPELEKHKAKTIILVDAQGQHAGTHAREMLKTGFTAAKLSGGISSWRADNLPLVK; encoded by the coding sequence ATGGTTGATCACCTGATTGCATTTGCCACTGCCCACTATCTGCTCGTGGGTGCCTTTGTCATTCTGCTGGCGCTGCTGATCGCTCATGAAATGAGCCGTGGTGGCCGCAGCCTGAGCACATCGGAACTGACCGCGCTGGTCAACAAGGATGAAGCCATCGTGGTGGATATCCGCCCCGCCAAGGATTTCGCCACCGGCCATATCGTCGGCGCCCTGAACATTCCGCAGGACAAGCTGATCGCACGCCTGCCCGAGCTGGAAAAGCACAAGGCCAAGACCATCATTCTGGTCGATGCCCAGGGTCAGCACGCCGGCACTCACGCCCGCGAGATGCTCAAGACTGGTTTCACCGCTGCCAAGCTGTCGGGCGGTATCAGCAGCTGGCGCGCCGATAATCTGCCGCTGGTGAAGTGA
- a CDS encoding chorismate mutase: MKRRLVFALLFVSASAFAAPPSLEPLLNSITERLAIADQVALSKWDSKKPVEDKQREQDVLASVAAQAPSYKLDPAVAEQFFAAQIEANKLVQYTRLSDWQFMGKAPDLPRPDLVGKIRPQLDQLQKRLLQQLADFAPERHNPQCPQWVAMAIHEPLHEPLMQIAGARATGELCLQAPVSK, from the coding sequence TTGAAACGTCGACTTGTGTTCGCTTTGTTATTTGTCAGCGCCAGTGCATTCGCTGCACCGCCCAGCCTGGAACCTTTACTCAACAGCATCACCGAACGCCTGGCCATCGCCGACCAGGTCGCCCTGAGCAAATGGGACAGCAAAAAGCCGGTTGAGGATAAACAGCGTGAACAGGACGTGCTCGCCAGCGTCGCAGCCCAGGCACCCAGCTACAAACTCGACCCCGCCGTTGCCGAGCAGTTTTTCGCCGCGCAGATCGAGGCCAACAAACTCGTGCAATACACGCGCCTGTCCGACTGGCAGTTCATGGGCAAGGCCCCGGACCTGCCACGCCCGGACTTGGTGGGTAAAATCCGCCCGCAGTTGGATCAGCTGCAAAAACGCCTCTTGCAGCAATTAGCCGACTTCGCCCCAGAGCGCCACAACCCGCAATGCCCTCAATGGGTGGCCATGGCAATTCACGAGCCGCTGCACGAGCCCTTGATGCAGATAGCGGGAGCCCGCGCCACTGGCGAGCTTTGCCTCCAGGCACCCGTCAGCAAATAA
- the secB gene encoding protein-export chaperone SecB, protein MTDQQNTEAAEAQGPQFSLQRIYVRDLSFEAPKSPAIFRQEWSPSVALDLNTRQKSLEGDFHEVVLTLSVTVKNGEEVAFIAEVQQAGIFLIQGLDEASMSHTLGAFCPNILFPYARETLDSLVTRGSFPALMLAPVNFDALYAQELQRMQQEGSSTVQ, encoded by the coding sequence ATGACTGATCAACAGAACACTGAAGCAGCAGAAGCCCAAGGCCCGCAATTCTCGCTGCAACGCATCTATGTGCGCGACCTGTCGTTCGAAGCGCCGAAAAGCCCGGCAATCTTCCGCCAGGAATGGTCCCCCAGCGTTGCACTGGACCTCAACACCCGCCAGAAATCCCTGGAAGGCGACTTCCACGAAGTGGTACTGACCCTGTCGGTTACCGTCAAGAACGGCGAAGAAGTGGCCTTTATCGCTGAAGTTCAACAGGCCGGCATCTTCCTGATCCAGGGCCTGGACGAAGCGTCCATGAGCCACACCCTCGGCGCGTTCTGCCCGAACATCCTGTTCCCGTATGCCCGCGAGACCCTGGACAGCCTGGTCACCCGTGGCTCGTTCCCTGCGCTGATGCTGGCTCCGGTGAACTTCGATGCCCTGTACGCTCAAGAGCTGCAGCGCATGCAACAGGAAGGTTCGTCGACGGTTCAGTAA
- a CDS encoding cupin domain-containing protein — MKSLHGLIAAAACLSALGCTTSQPNTTPIKTELLLQSSESWDGTPYTAYPSGVPQLTLIRLKIPANTQLPWHTHPIPNAAYILSGELLVEARKSGATRTLRQGDTLAEMVGIEHRGSTGDTPVELLVFYAGSPGIPLSRTH, encoded by the coding sequence ATGAAATCCCTCCACGGCTTGATCGCTGCAGCCGCGTGCCTGTCCGCGCTCGGCTGCACCACTTCACAACCGAATACGACCCCCATCAAAACCGAGTTACTGCTGCAAAGCAGCGAGTCATGGGATGGCACGCCTTACACGGCTTACCCTTCGGGCGTCCCACAGCTGACCCTGATACGCCTCAAAATCCCGGCCAATACCCAATTGCCGTGGCACACCCATCCCATTCCCAACGCGGCGTATATCCTCTCCGGCGAATTGCTGGTCGAAGCCCGTAAGAGCGGTGCCACCCGCACATTGCGCCAAGGCGATACGCTGGCCGAAATGGTGGGCATCGAGCATCGCGGCAGTACCGGCGACACGCCGGTCGAACTGCTGGTGTTCTATGCCGGCAGCCCCGGTATACCGCTTTCTCGAACCCACTGA
- the grxC gene encoding glutaredoxin 3 has protein sequence MSQVIVYSSDWCPYCMRAKALLEKKGVAFEEIKVDGKPQVRAEMAQKAGRTSVPQIWIGSRHVGGCDDLFALERAGKLDALLDA, from the coding sequence ATGAGCCAGGTCATCGTGTATTCCAGCGATTGGTGCCCTTACTGCATGCGGGCCAAGGCCTTGCTCGAGAAGAAGGGCGTTGCTTTCGAAGAGATCAAGGTCGACGGCAAACCCCAGGTGCGTGCCGAGATGGCCCAGAAAGCGGGGCGTACGTCCGTGCCGCAGATCTGGATCGGTAGCCGGCATGTTGGTGGCTGCGATGATCTGTTTGCCCTGGAGCGCGCCGGTAAGCTCGATGCGTTGCTGGATGCCTGA
- the glnA gene encoding glutamate--ammonia ligase, producing the protein MSKSVQLIKDHDVKWIDLRFTDTKGTQHHVTMPARDALDDAFFEEGKMFDGSSIAGWKGIEASDMILMPDDSTAVLDPFTEDPTLIIVCDVIEPSTMQGYDRDPRAIAKRAEEYLKSTGIGDTVFVGPEPEFFIFDSVKFKSDISGSMFKIFSEQGSWMSDQDVEGGNKGHRPGVKGGYFPVPPFDHDHEIRTSMCNAMEEMGLVIEVHHHEVATAGQNEIGVKFNTLVAKADEVQTLKYCVHNVADAYGRTATFMPKPLYGDNGSGMHVHLSIAKEGKNTFAGEGYAGLSDTALYFIGGIIKHGKALNGFTNPSTNSYKRLVPGFEAPVMLAYSARNRSASIRIPYVSSPRARRIEARFPDPAANPYLAFAALVMAGLDGIQNKIHPGDAADKNLYDLPPEEAKEIPQVCGSLKEALEELDKGRAFLTKGGVFSDDFIDAYIELKSEEEIKVRTFVHPLEYELYYSC; encoded by the coding sequence ATGTCGAAGTCGGTTCAACTCATCAAAGATCATGACGTCAAATGGATTGATCTGCGCTTCACGGACACCAAAGGCACTCAGCACCACGTGACCATGCCGGCTCGCGATGCGCTGGATGATGCGTTCTTCGAAGAAGGCAAAATGTTCGACGGTTCCTCCATCGCCGGCTGGAAAGGCATCGAAGCCTCCGACATGATCCTGATGCCGGACGACAGCACTGCCGTGCTCGACCCGTTCACCGAAGACCCAACCCTGATCATCGTCTGCGACGTGATCGAACCTTCGACCATGCAAGGCTACGACCGCGACCCACGTGCGATCGCCAAGCGCGCCGAGGAATACCTGAAGTCCACCGGTATCGGCGACACCGTATTCGTAGGCCCGGAGCCAGAGTTCTTCATCTTTGATTCGGTCAAATTCAAATCCGACATCTCCGGCTCGATGTTCAAGATCTTCTCCGAACAGGGTTCGTGGATGTCCGACCAGGACGTGGAAGGTGGCAACAAAGGCCACCGTCCAGGCGTCAAAGGTGGCTACTTCCCGGTCCCGCCGTTCGACCACGATCACGAAATCCGTACCTCCATGTGCAACGCCATGGAAGAAATGGGCCTGGTCATCGAAGTTCACCACCACGAAGTGGCGACTGCCGGCCAGAACGAAATCGGTGTGAAGTTCAACACCCTGGTCGCCAAGGCTGACGAAGTCCAGACCCTGAAGTACTGCGTACACAACGTGGCTGATGCCTACGGCCGTACCGCGACCTTCATGCCTAAGCCGCTGTACGGCGATAACGGTTCGGGTATGCACGTTCACCTGTCCATCGCCAAAGAAGGCAAGAACACCTTCGCCGGCGAAGGTTATGCCGGCCTGTCCGACACCGCCCTGTACTTCATCGGCGGCATCATCAAGCACGGTAAGGCCCTGAACGGCTTCACCAACCCGTCGACCAACTCCTACAAGCGTCTGGTCCCAGGTTTCGAAGCACCGGTCATGCTGGCCTACTCGGCTCGCAACCGTTCCGCCTCGATCCGTATTCCTTACGTGTCCAGCCCACGCGCTCGCCGTATCGAAGCGCGCTTCCCGGACCCGGCAGCCAACCCGTACCTGGCTTTCGCGGCCCTGGTCATGGCCGGCCTGGACGGCATCCAGAACAAGATCCACCCTGGCGACGCCGCCGACAAAAACTTGTACGACCTGCCGCCTGAAGAGGCCAAAGAGATCCCACAAGTGTGCGGCAGCCTGAAAGAAGCCCTGGAAGAGCTGGACAAGGGCCGTGCGTTCCTGACCAAAGGCGGCGTATTCAGCGACGACTTCATCGATGCCTACATCGAGCTGAAAAGCGAAGAAGAAATCAAAGTTCGCACCTTCGTACACCCACTGGAATACGAGCTGTACTACAGCTGCTGA